In Arvicanthis niloticus isolate mArvNil1 chromosome 4, mArvNil1.pat.X, whole genome shotgun sequence, a single window of DNA contains:
- the LOC143441969 gene encoding glyceraldehyde-3-phosphate dehydrogenase-like, which translates to MSMERSQLSHETATNVGGTRREEKKNRKQKNQLWDPQATLTRDSRIFSCSVSLIHRIVNMGVNRFGHTECLVTRAAFCSAVGKVGIIVINDPFIDLNYTVYMLQYDSTHGKLNGTIKSENVKLVINRKPITIFQERDPNNIKWGDADAE; encoded by the exons ATG AGCATGGAAAGGTCTCAGCTGAGTCATGAAACAGCTACAAATGTTGGAGGCaccaggagagaagaaaaaaaaaaccgaaaacaaaaaaaccagctcTGGGATCCCCAGGCCACATTAACAAG agacagccgAATCTTCTCATGCAGTGTGAGCCTCATCCACAGGATAGTGAACATGGGAGTGAACAGATTTGGCCATACTGAGTGCCTagttaccagggctgccttctgctctgcagTTGGCAAAGTGGGTATCATTGTCATCAATgaccccttcattgacctcaactacacAGTCTACATGCTCCAGTATGACTCTACCCATGGCAAGTTAAATGGCACCATCAAGTCTGAGAATGTGAAGCTTGTCATCAACAGGAAacccatcaccatcttccaggagcgaGATCCCAataacatcaaatggggtgatgctgatgctgagtAG
- the Exosc9 gene encoding exosome complex component RRP45, with the protein MKETPLSNCERRFLLRAIEEKKRLDGRQTYDYRNIRITFGTDYGCCIVELGKTRVLGQVSCELVSPKLNRATEGILFFNLELSQMAAPAFEPGRQSDLLVKLNRLLERCLRNSKCIDTESLCVVAGEKVWQIRVDLHLLNHDGNIIDAASIAAIVALCHFRRPDVSVQGEEITLYPPEERDPVPLSIHHMPICVSFAFFQQGTYLLVDPNEREERVMDGLLVIAMNKHREICTIQSSGGTMLLKEQVFRCSKIAGVKVAEITELIQKALENDQRVRKEGGKFGFAESIANQRITAFKMEKAPIDTSNIEEKAEEIIAEAEPPPEVVSKPVLWTPGTAQIGEGIENSWGDLEDSEKEEEDEGGIDEAVILDDAKMDTGEVSDIGSQGAPIVLSDSEEEEMIILEPEKNPKKIRAQTNTNQKATSKSQGKRRKKKRTAN; encoded by the exons ATGAAGGAAACGCCGCTCTCCAACTGCGAACGCCGTTTCCTGCTCCGCGCAATTGAGGAGAAGAAG CGGCTGGATGGCAGACAAACCTATGATTACAGGAACATCAGGATCACATTCGGAACGGATTATGGATGCTGTATTGTAGAACTGGGGAAAACAAG AGTCCTTGGACAGGTTTCCTGTGAACTTGTTTCTCCAAAACTCAATAGGGCAACAGAAGGTAtccttttttttaaccttgagCTTTCTCAGATGGCTGCTCCAGCTTTTGAACCTGGCAG ACAGTCAGATCTCTTGGTGAAGCTGAACCGACTCTTGGAAAGGTGTCTAAGAAATTCAAAATGTATAGACACTGAATCTCTCTGTGTTGTCGCAGGTGAAAAG GTTTGGCAGATCCGTGTAGACCTACATTTATTAAATCATGATGGAAATATTATTGATGCTGCTAGCATTGCTGCAATTGTAGCCTTGTGTCACTTCCGAAGACCTGATGTCTCTGTCCAAGGAGAGGAAATAACACTG tATCCCCCCGAGGAGCGTGACCCTGTCCCACTGAGCATTCACCATATGCCCATTTGTGTCAGTTTTGCTTTCTTCCAGCAAGG AACATATTTATTGGTGGACCCCAATGAACGTGAAGAACGAGTAATGGATGGTTTGCTGGTGATTGCCATGAATAAGCACCGAGAAATTTGCACTATCCAGTCTAGTGGTGGGACGATGCTGCTCAAAGAGCAG GTTTTCAGATGCAGTAAAATAGCTGGTGTGAAAGTAGCAGAGATCACAGAGCTAATACAGAAAGCTCTGGAAAATGACCAGAGAGTTAG GAAAGAAGGTGGAAAATTTGGCTTTGCAGAGTCTATAGCAAATCAGAGAATCACAGCATTTAAAATGGAGAAGGCCCCTATTGACACTTCCAAcatagaggagaaagcagaagaaattatCGCTGAAGCCGAACCTCCTCCAGAAGT TGTTTCTAAACCTGTGCTGTGGACTCCTGGAACTGCCCAGATTGGAGAAGGAATAGAAAACTCCTGGGGTGACCTTGAAGAttctgagaaggaagaggaggatgaaggtgGCATTGATGAAGCTGTCATTCTTGATGATGCAAAGATGGACACTGGAGAAGTTTCTGATATTGGGAGCCAAG GTGCCCCTATAGTGCTGTCAGAcagtgaagaagaagaaatgatcaTTCTGGAGCCAGAGAAGAATCCAAAGAAAATAAG AGCTCAGACCAATACAAACCAGAAGGCAACAAGTAAAAGTcaagggaaaaggaggaaaaagaagagaactgcTAATTAA
- the Ccna2 gene encoding cyclin-A2, translating into MPGTSRQSGRQAGSALLSLHQEDQENVNPEKVAPAQQPRAQAVLKAGNVRGPAPQQKLKTRRVAPLKDLPINDEHVAAVPSWKAVSKQPAFTIHVDEAEETQKRPAELKDTECEDALAFNAAVSLPGARKPLTPLDYPMDGSFESPHGMDMSIVLEDEKPVNVNEVPDYHEDIHTYLREMEVKCKPKVGYMKRQPDITNSMRAILVDWLVEVGEEYKLQNETLHLAVNYIDRFLSSMSVLRGKLQLVGTAAMLLASKFEEIYPPEVAEFVYITDDTYSKKQVLRMEHLVLKVLAFDLAAPTVNQFLTQYFLHLQPANCKVESLAMFLGELSLIDADPYLKYLPSLIAGAAFHLALYTVTGQSWPESLVQQTGYTLESLKPCLVDLHQTYLKAPQHAQQSIREKYKHSKYHSVSLLNPPETLNV; encoded by the exons ATGCCGGGCACCTCGAGACAGTCCGGTCGCCAGGCGGGCTCAGCCCTGCTCTCGTTGCATCAAGAAGATCAGGAGAATGTCAACCCCGAAAAAGTGGCGCCAGCCCAGCAGCCGCGGGCGCAGGCTGTGCTTAAGGCCGGGAACGTGCGGGGACCCGCGCCGCAGCAGAAGCTCAAGACTCGGCGG GTTGCGCCTCTTAAGGACCTTCCTATAAACGATGAGCATGTCGCTGCTGTTCCTTCATGGAAGGCAGTCAGTAAACAGCCTGCCTTCACCATTCATGTGGATGAAGCAGAAGAGACTCAGAAGAGGCCAGCTGAGCTTAAAGACACAGAGTGTGAAGATGCCCTGGCTTTTAATGCAGCTGTCTCTTTACCTGGAGCAAGAAAACCACTGACACCTCTTGATTATCCAATGGATGGTAGTTTTG AATCACCACATGGTATGGACATGTCTATTGTCTTAGAAGATGAAAAGCCAGTGAATGTCAATGAAGTACCTGACTATCACGAAGATATTCACACATACCTTAGGGAAATGGAG GTTAAATGTAAACCTAAAGTGGGTTATATGAAGAGGCAGCCAGACATCACTAACAGTATGCGGGCCATCCTCGTGGACTGGCTAGTTGAAGTGGGAGAAGAATATaaactacagaatgagaccctgcaTTTGGCTGTGAACTACATTGATAGATTCCTCTCCTCCATGTCTGTGTTAAGAGGAAAGCTTCAGCTTGTGGGCACAGCTGCTATGCTGCTAGCTTC GAAATTTGAAGAAATTTATCCCCCAGAAGTGGCAGAGTTTGTGTATATTACAGATGATACCTATTCTAAGAAGCAGGTTCTGAGAATGGAGCACCTCGTATTGAAAGTCCTTGCTTTTGATTTGGCTGCACCAACAGTAAATCAGTTCCTTACCCAGTACTTCCTGCACCTGCAGCCTGCAAACTGCAAGGTTGAAAGCTTAGCAATG tttttgGGAGAATTAAGTTTGATAGATGCTGACCCATACCTCAAGTATTTGCCATCACTTATTGCTGGAGCTGCCTTTCACTTAGCTCTCTACACAGTCACAGGACAAAGCTGG CCTGAGTCATTGGTACAACAGACTGGATATACCCTAGAAAGTCTGAAGCCTTGTCTCGTGGACCTTCACCAGACCTACCTCAAAGCACCACAGCATGCCCAACAGTCAATAAGGGAAAAGTACAAGCATTCGAA ATATCACAGTGTTTCTCTTCTCAACCCACCAGAGACACTAAATGTGTGA